A genomic stretch from Cloacibacterium caeni includes:
- a CDS encoding OmpP1/FadL family transporter, protein MKRIIITLGVLCSGVMMAQVGHLMQGIGSVNMSMGGAATGQPIDISGALQWNPAGITDFNGNTVSVNAGLFMSNPEISSSYGPMSGVTKDEKANSIMPTVAVTFGKNPHHKFGISVFGVSGFGVEYPESTTNPILMSQQYGGFGKVESNYMLMQVGFAYAYKFNENFSMAIQPNVNYSALKIHPNPLANPSMTAGYPNSDNASAIGFGAQVGMYYKTNNGFKLGLSYKSPVYFNEFKFENTYLDNTKGENKFTMNYPAIYSVGGGYSHRLFDLALDYRYVDYANTEGFLANGWSNYGAVKGFGWESIDVISAGIQIKAIEKLPIRLGYTYSSNPINPELTMFSVPASAIIRDAYEIGVGYKLNDKLTINANYHYGASDGKTSGALLNPMMASPSNPYGAIPGSTVAYEMTTSMAQLGVDFKF, encoded by the coding sequence ATGAAAAGAATTATTATTACTCTTGGTGTATTATGTTCAGGAGTTATGATGGCTCAAGTAGGTCATCTTATGCAAGGTATAGGTTCAGTAAATATGAGTATGGGTGGTGCAGCAACTGGTCAACCTATTGACATTAGCGGTGCGTTACAGTGGAATCCTGCGGGAATTACAGATTTTAATGGAAACACCGTTTCTGTAAATGCTGGTTTATTTATGTCTAACCCAGAAATATCTTCTTCTTATGGACCAATGTCTGGAGTGACTAAAGACGAAAAAGCCAACTCTATCATGCCTACTGTTGCAGTAACTTTTGGTAAAAATCCTCATCATAAATTTGGTATTTCTGTTTTCGGAGTGAGTGGTTTTGGTGTAGAATATCCAGAAAGCACCACCAATCCTATTCTCATGTCTCAACAATATGGTGGTTTTGGTAAAGTAGAATCTAATTATATGTTGATGCAAGTTGGTTTTGCTTATGCTTATAAATTCAATGAAAATTTCTCAATGGCAATACAGCCTAATGTAAATTACTCAGCTCTAAAAATTCATCCTAATCCATTGGCTAATCCAAGCATGACTGCAGGTTATCCTAATTCTGATAATGCTTCTGCAATTGGCTTTGGAGCACAAGTAGGGATGTATTACAAAACCAACAATGGTTTTAAACTCGGTTTATCTTATAAATCACCGGTATATTTTAATGAATTTAAATTTGAAAACACTTATCTAGACAATACTAAAGGAGAAAACAAATTTACGATGAATTACCCTGCGATTTATTCAGTAGGTGGTGGTTATTCTCATCGTTTATTTGATTTGGCTTTAGATTACAGATATGTAGACTATGCTAATACAGAAGGTTTCTTAGCCAACGGATGGAGCAATTATGGCGCTGTAAAAGGTTTCGGATGGGAAAGCATCGATGTAATTTCTGCAGGGATTCAAATCAAAGCCATTGAAAAATTGCCAATTAGATTAGGATATACTTACAGTTCTAATCCTATTAATCCAGAATTAACAATGTTCTCTGTTCCAGCTTCTGCTATCATTAGAGATGCATACGAAATAGGAGTAGGGTATAAATTAAATGACAAACTCACCATTAATGCAAATTACCATTATGGAGCGAGTGATGGCAAAACTTCTGGAGCATTACTTAATCCTATGATGGCATCACCATCTAATCCTTATGGAGCAATTCCAGGAAGCACTGTAGCGTATGAAATGACCACTTCTATGGCTCAATTAGGAGTAGATTTCAAATTTTAA
- a CDS encoding IS4 family transposase produces MDSKLTLFSQIISKIDRGIFKKIVIEKKTDYRNKGFDSWNHLVSMLFCHFAKSTSVRDISNGLRSATGNLNHLGIKTAPSKSSISYQNGKRDADLFKDVYFKLLEQLGQHTKERRIKLKIKVPVYLLDSTLISLCLSLFDWATYRTKKGAVKMHTLLEYDGKLPVYVNITKGSVADNKGAENIPLEKGAVIVADRFYNDFPMLSIWDSKGVFFVIRHKENLKFETLQERELPPKGAQSILKDEEIVLSNPLSKEKYPKKLRRVAIWDNENKQTIEMISNNFSWAASTIAELYKQRWQIEIFFRDIKQLLHIKTFIGTSENAVKIQIWTALITILILKYLKSIAKYNWQLSNLVAFIRLNIFVKINLQFWLDKPFEQPPETPKNYYQGVLF; encoded by the coding sequence ATGGATTCAAAATTAACATTATTTTCCCAAATCATTTCAAAAATAGACCGAGGGATTTTCAAAAAAATAGTAATTGAGAAGAAAACCGATTACCGAAATAAAGGATTTGATAGTTGGAACCACTTAGTTTCTATGCTTTTCTGTCATTTTGCCAAAAGCACTTCGGTTCGGGACATTTCCAACGGGCTTCGCAGTGCCACAGGAAACCTGAATCATTTAGGGATAAAAACAGCACCTTCCAAATCTTCTATTAGCTACCAGAATGGAAAACGAGATGCAGATTTGTTTAAAGACGTGTATTTCAAACTATTAGAACAATTAGGACAGCACACGAAAGAAAGACGGATAAAACTCAAAATAAAAGTTCCTGTCTATTTATTAGATTCTACCCTTATTTCTCTATGCCTGTCTTTGTTCGATTGGGCAACATATCGAACTAAAAAAGGAGCCGTGAAAATGCATACCTTACTTGAATATGACGGGAAACTTCCTGTTTATGTGAATATTACCAAAGGAAGTGTTGCTGATAACAAGGGAGCGGAAAACATTCCTTTGGAAAAGGGAGCAGTCATTGTTGCAGACCGATTCTATAACGATTTTCCAATGCTCTCTATTTGGGACAGCAAAGGTGTTTTCTTCGTAATAAGACATAAAGAAAATCTGAAATTTGAAACTTTACAGGAACGAGAACTTCCACCAAAAGGAGCTCAAAGCATCCTAAAAGACGAAGAAATAGTACTCTCAAATCCTTTATCCAAAGAAAAATATCCAAAAAAATTAAGAAGAGTGGCTATTTGGGATAATGAAAACAAGCAAACCATTGAAATGATTTCCAATAATTTCTCTTGGGCTGCTTCTACCATAGCAGAATTATACAAGCAAAGATGGCAAATTGAGATCTTTTTTAGAGATATCAAGCAGTTGCTTCACATCAAAACCTTCATTGGAACTTCTGAAAATGCAGTGAAAATCCAAATCTGGACGGCACTTATCACTATTCTCATTCTGAAATACCTGAAATCCATCGCTAAATATAATTGGCAATTATCAAATCTGGTAGCTTTTATCCGATTGAATATTTTTGTTAAAATTAATCTTCAATTTTGGCTCGACAAACCATTTGAGCAACCGCCTGAAACCCCCAAAAACTATTATCAAGGGGTTCTTTTTTGA
- a CDS encoding class I SAM-dependent methyltransferase: MDYININKNSWNAKVDYHLKSDFYFVDEFIAGRTSLNEPELDLLGDIKGKKMLHLQCHFGQDSISLARMGAEVTAVDLSDKAIVEARILAEKCGVDVNFIESNVYDLPNVLEEKFDIIFTTYGVIGWLPDLEKWAKIIQHFLKPNGEFIMVEFHPVIWMFDDDFTKIAYDYQSSEPIVETYEGTYADKDAAITQEYVMWNHALSEVFQSLINQNLEFKHFLEYDWSPYACFKHTVEVEKGKYRISKFDKKVPLVFSIKAMNKEFSN; this comes from the coding sequence ATGGATTATATCAATATCAATAAAAATTCTTGGAACGCAAAAGTAGATTATCACTTAAAATCTGATTTCTATTTTGTAGATGAATTTATTGCAGGAAGAACTTCTCTCAATGAGCCAGAATTGGACCTTTTAGGAGATATTAAAGGAAAGAAAATGCTGCATTTGCAATGTCATTTTGGTCAAGATTCTATTTCTTTGGCAAGAATGGGAGCCGAAGTTACTGCAGTAGATTTATCAGACAAAGCCATTGTTGAAGCCAGAATATTGGCCGAAAAATGTGGAGTGGATGTCAACTTTATAGAATCGAATGTATATGATTTACCAAATGTTTTAGAGGAGAAATTTGACATCATTTTTACCACTTATGGTGTGATTGGTTGGCTTCCAGATTTAGAAAAATGGGCAAAAATAATTCAGCATTTTCTTAAACCCAATGGCGAATTCATCATGGTAGAGTTTCATCCTGTAATTTGGATGTTTGATGATGATTTTACCAAAATTGCTTATGATTACCAATCATCAGAACCTATTGTAGAAACCTACGAAGGAACTTATGCAGATAAAGATGCGGCGATTACTCAAGAATATGTCATGTGGAATCATGCACTTTCTGAAGTATTTCAAAGTTTAATCAACCAAAATTTGGAGTTTAAACACTTTCTAGAATACGATTGGTCACCGTATGCATGTTTTAAACACACTGTAGAAGTAGAAAAAGGGAAGTATAGAATCAGTAAATTTGATAAAAAAGTGCCTTTAGTCTTCTCTATAAAGGCGATGAATAAGGAATTTTCAAATTAA
- a CDS encoding YtxH domain-containing protein — MKNSSKLLALLGLGALAFWRYKKATPEEKQKVNDLLNNAKDNLNKYGNDLKSKAEELKGKAEEKFNDLKSQAETKMEEAKETVEEKVENAPQA; from the coding sequence ATGAAAAACAGTTCTAAATTATTGGCACTTTTAGGTCTTGGAGCGCTTGCTTTTTGGAGATATAAAAAAGCAACTCCTGAAGAAAAACAAAAAGTTAACGACCTATTGAATAACGCAAAAGACAACCTTAACAAATACGGTAATGATTTAAAATCTAAAGCCGAAGAATTAAAAGGAAAAGCGGAAGAAAAATTCAATGATTTAAAATCTCAAGCGGAAACCAAAATGGAAGAAGCAAAAGAGACAGTAGAAGAAAAAGTAGAAAACGCTCCACAAGCATAA
- the hisS gene encoding histidine--tRNA ligase, with protein MKPSLAKGTRDFTAQEVYRRKYIINTLQKNFELFGFQPLETPSFENLSTLTGKYGEEGDRLIFKILNSGDYAAKTKEEDWNAKNSQKLIAQISEKALRYDLTVPFARFVAMNQGTLTFPFKRYQIQPVWRADRPQKGRFREFYQCDADVVGSESLWQEVELVQLYLKSFKELQIPVKIHINNRKILSGLAEFANISEQLIDFTVALDKLDKIGKDGVVKELQEKNISDEAIEKLSFLFDNKPQAEVLEILKTNFANVEIGKSGVEELEFVLENCKKLGIEDELVFNITLARGLDYYTGAIFEVKAQGVEMGSIGGGGRYNNLTEVFGVKNIPGIGISFGLDRIYLVIEELNLFPQNSERKIEYLFANYGEKEASEAMKVLAKLREKGIAAEIYPESAKLKKQFAYAEKKGIENLIFLGEQEIAEGNITIKNLTSGEQKAMKIEEFLS; from the coding sequence ATGAAGCCAAGTTTAGCGAAAGGAACCAGAGATTTTACCGCGCAGGAAGTTTATCGCAGAAAATACATTATCAATACTTTACAGAAGAATTTTGAATTGTTTGGATTCCAACCTTTGGAAACACCAAGTTTTGAAAATTTATCTACTTTGACGGGGAAATACGGAGAAGAAGGAGACCGATTGATTTTTAAAATCCTTAATTCCGGAGATTACGCTGCGAAAACAAAAGAGGAAGATTGGAATGCTAAAAATTCTCAAAAGCTCATCGCTCAGATTTCAGAAAAAGCTTTAAGATATGATTTAACCGTTCCTTTTGCACGTTTTGTTGCCATGAATCAAGGAACGCTTACTTTTCCTTTTAAACGTTATCAAATCCAACCAGTTTGGAGAGCAGATCGTCCGCAAAAAGGGCGTTTCAGAGAGTTTTATCAGTGCGATGCAGATGTAGTTGGTTCAGAAAGTCTTTGGCAAGAAGTAGAATTGGTTCAGTTATATTTGAAGTCTTTCAAAGAATTACAAATTCCTGTAAAAATCCATATCAACAATCGTAAAATCCTTTCTGGATTGGCAGAATTTGCCAACATTTCTGAGCAATTGATTGATTTTACAGTGGCTTTGGATAAATTAGACAAAATCGGAAAAGATGGAGTAGTAAAAGAACTTCAAGAAAAAAATATTTCTGATGAAGCGATAGAAAAACTAAGTTTCCTTTTTGATAATAAACCTCAAGCTGAAGTTTTAGAAATTCTTAAAACCAATTTTGCCAATGTAGAAATCGGGAAAAGTGGAGTAGAAGAACTAGAATTTGTTTTAGAAAATTGTAAAAAACTAGGCATAGAAGATGAGTTGGTTTTCAACATTACTTTAGCGCGAGGTTTAGACTATTATACAGGTGCTATTTTTGAGGTAAAAGCACAAGGTGTAGAAATGGGTTCCATTGGTGGCGGTGGTAGATACAACAATCTTACTGAAGTTTTCGGAGTGAAAAATATTCCAGGAATTGGAATTTCTTTTGGCTTGGATAGAATTTATCTCGTGATAGAAGAACTGAATCTTTTCCCACAAAATTCTGAAAGAAAAATAGAATATCTTTTTGCCAATTACGGAGAAAAAGAAGCATCAGAAGCCATGAAGGTTTTAGCCAAACTTCGTGAAAAAGGAATCGCTGCAGAAATTTACCCTGAAAGTGCTAAACTTAAAAAACAATTTGCCTACGCTGAAAAGAAAGGCATAGAAAATCTTATTTTCCTTGGCGAACAAGAAATTGCAGAAGGAAATATCACCATCAAAAATTTAACTTCAGGTGAACAAAAAGCAATGAAAATTGAAGAGTTCTTATCATAA
- a CDS encoding GNAT family N-acetyltransferase — protein sequence MKINIRPIQPSDNAILAKIIRSCFHDFEVKCTAGTVYTDPTTDDLFSLFQTPKSQLWVAEADDEIVGCCGIFPTENLPEGCTELVKFYISNEGRGKGIGRLLLEQTIETAQELGYSQIYLESIPEFSTAVSIYEKQGFQYLNQPLGNTGHDGCNLWMLKEMSNEQ from the coding sequence ATGAAAATCAATATCAGACCTATTCAACCATCAGACAACGCTATTTTAGCCAAAATCATCAGAAGTTGTTTCCATGATTTCGAAGTAAAATGTACCGCAGGAACCGTATATACAGACCCTACAACAGATGATTTATTCTCGCTTTTTCAAACACCTAAATCTCAACTTTGGGTAGCAGAAGCAGATGATGAAATCGTAGGCTGTTGCGGAATTTTCCCCACCGAAAATTTACCAGAAGGTTGTACAGAACTCGTGAAATTCTATATTTCTAATGAAGGAAGAGGAAAAGGAATTGGCAGATTATTGTTAGAACAAACCATAGAAACCGCTCAGGAATTGGGGTATTCTCAGATATATTTAGAAAGCATTCCAGAGTTTTCTACCGCTGTTTCCATTTACGAAAAACAAGGTTTCCAATACCTGAATCAACCACTCGGAAATACAGGTCATGATGGTTGTAATCTTTGGATGCTGAAAGAAATGAGCAATGAACAATAA
- a CDS encoding single-stranded DNA-binding protein: protein MSLRNKVTLIGHTGKEVEIVNFEKGMKATVSLATNDYYTNSLGEKVEETQWHNLVAFGKTAEIFQKYVQKGKEIAIEGKLTYRTYDDKDGQKRYITEIRVEELLLLGTK, encoded by the coding sequence ATGTCTTTAAGAAACAAAGTGACGCTTATTGGTCACACCGGAAAAGAAGTAGAAATCGTAAATTTCGAAAAAGGAATGAAAGCTACAGTTTCATTAGCAACCAACGATTATTACACCAATTCTCTTGGCGAAAAAGTAGAAGAAACTCAATGGCACAATTTGGTTGCTTTTGGTAAAACTGCAGAGATTTTTCAAAAATACGTGCAAAAAGGAAAAGAAATTGCCATCGAAGGAAAACTTACCTACAGAACGTATGATGATAAAGACGGACAAAAACGCTACATCACCGAAATTAGAGTAGAAGAACTTTTGCTTCTAGGAACTAAATAA